AGTGACCATATTTGTTTAGTTGTGCACGATTTGAAATTGCACTTTTCTGCAATACTGCAATATTTAATTGCAATATTTtgatgaaaattgttttttttttatacgatgAAGGTGCATACCATGGCACCTGGCATGAAGCAAACTCAATCAAGACAGAGTGGGACTGTGTAGCAGCATTTCATGTCGAGTGTACTTCAAACTTCATTTGGGATCCAACTCCATCAAAATTGATAGTGCCCTATGACAGCAGTACAAGATAACTGATGCTTAGCTTTGCTCAGAGGTCAGGTGAGCCTGTCCTATTTATGTACTCGTGCTTCAGGATTTCACAACGCTTCAGGATTTCACGAGACTGAAAATATCACTACAGAGCAAAAACTGTTGACAAAGCAATAAATAGGCTCCACATGACAACAGTTTTACCTTTGTCTTTGGTACTACAAGTTCCTTGCACAACCAGAAGCATATTGTGAGATCAATAAGACAAAAAGTAAAATGTATAACTGGCTAGTCGCATACAAGTTCTTTGCAACACACAGCTGGCACTACAAGCAATTGGCACTACCTACTTCTGTCTCAATGTTCTGAAATTGATGGTATGAAAAGAAAAGACAATTTCTTCACTGCACAAAACAAAGTTAAACTGCTTCCCAAAATCAATGTACCAAGATGTTCACCTGCTTCTTAAGTAGCAAAAGGAAGGTGCTTAGAAAGTACACATCGCAAAATTGTGACTCCCGATGCTGTAGGCAGATTTGCACGCTTGTTCATATAAGCAGTGAAGCCAAGTATCCTCCAAGTACGAATGTGCACCTGTGTCTACGCTGGGATGTCCTACTCATCAGGTGGCAAACACACAGTTCCTGGCTTTTATGGGAATGGCTGAACACTGTCCGTCTCTTTGTGAAAGGGGGCAAAGTGAGGTGAAAACAGAGTTAGCTGTATAAGGTTGACCACACGTCAGAGAGGGTCTTCATTTCACCTACGTATCCCACACTTTGCAATGTCTTTGTGCGCAAGTCATGGCAAATTTTACTCCTTACCTCAAATAATGCATTGCTGATAACTCAAAAAGTATGCAAAacatcacagttttttttttctccttcataCGGGCAGGAGAGTGGCAACTGCCTCTAAAGATCAGTACGATATAGCATGTTTATTAACCTACGTTCGGCAGAAAAGAACCACTCTAAGACTTTTAAGAAAAGATAGCAGCATAAATGACAAACATTGCTACACTGATTCCATTCTGTTGTATCATGCTCAATGCTTACAGCACGTCTCTAAGAAAGTACTAGGCATGATGATGCACTAAATGCACAGCAAGGTGTCCCTTTCTATCGTATACCACCTGAATTACACAAAAGCCTTTACACTAAACATTTCACTCACTTTAAACTCAATCTCTTCAGGACATGGTGATCTAAAGGGAAAAAAGTAAAATAGTGGAAAAAAGGTAAAGTAGTGCATACCAACGCTAAAAGTTAACAATGACATTGCCAACATGACAGCGTCTTACCGTTAATATTATAAAAAGACCCATTGGGTGATAGTCTTGAAGTTCCCGCAGTGTTTGTAAATAAATCAActgctgaaaataaaatgtgcATAATAACATCAGAGCAGCAGATCGCCTGAGCTTCCTGCCAGTGCAAAATGTTAAGTGCTGTTTGCATGTGATAGCTCATCCTTTGCTGTGCTTGTGGCCTGAACCTATCAGATGTCTCCACATAACAAACAACAAATTCTTAACGCAGTTTTGGCATTATGCTTTTAAAAAATGGCCTTTTCTCTGAGACAACTGTAAAAAGAATAATGGTAATTAGCTCTTGTTCCTAAAAATTAGTGAGGACAGCATTTTCCAACCTTCGGATCATAGGCCTCATTGGCTAATTTTTATGCTCTTTTGCACCAAACTAAGTCATCAAATTTCATAACGAATAGGTTTATTTCatgcatttttgtttccttttccttGCCAGTTCTCCTTTTTGGGCCTTTCTTCCCCTAAATCCTTTGCCTGATGGAGAGCAGAATTCTAGCAGTTTTTACAAGCCAGCAAAAATCTTCCCCCTTCATTAATAAGTTTTCTGGCCCTCCCTCAAAGGTAAGCTCAAGGAATTTTCAAACTCACAACTACACAAGATGACGCTGCTGTGCAGCAACTTAGTTGTGTCTGCATGAGCAGCATTTGGACAGAGTCATGAGGACAAAAGTTATAAGATCAAGCATTGACATCTTCTTCACCAAAAGGGCAAGAACTATGTACAGCATTTTCTGCCATAACCCACACTTGTGAAGGAAGTGTTTCTTAAAGTGTTCTTCCCAACAATTGTCCTTTGGTAATCAACAGCAACCAAGCTCCCCAATACTGCTTTGAAGATTTTTCAACACCTCCACAGCTAAGCATACATGATTTGCTGCCCTCAAAGGCCAGAACTTCACAAAATTGTGCAAATCTCACTCGCAGAGAAGCACAGAGTCTTTGAAGCCTTAATGACAGCATCAACTATATTTAGGTGCTTAGGGTAAGACTAGCTCTGACGAGACATGCAACACATCACCATACACATGTGAAACCTTGTGGTTTGCCATGCATCACTAGTTAAGTGAACCTTCATTGCGTTACACGCTTGTCGCTTCAGCACTCATACCATCCCCTTCTCGGGTGCAATGGCTAagccaaataaaagaaaaaagagcaacCTAGTTCCATGGCCTGTCTGTGGTGCTTCTACAAGCACTGGACTGCACCAAAAGCACAGATAGCAGAGTGCTAAAGCATCTTAAAAACATGCTTCCTCACACACTGCATTTTCTACCTTCACATACTATGCAGGCATCAGTTTGGTTatagttagtgtccttgttttACAGAACAGAAAGCACCAAGTTGTCTTGACAGTTCATGTGCGTTTGTTATGGCCGTGTGAAATGGGAACAGGTTAAAACTTTGCACAACAGCGTCGCAACTTTCTTCCATGTTCTGCACCATTCCGTAGGCTTGAAGACGCAGCCGCCTCTCTTGGACTACACTATTTTTCCAACTTCGTGAAGACTAAATTCGAGGCTACAGAGAAAGGTGTGCGAGATCGCAGTTTCATCTGCTGTCAGAAACACAAGTCAGATTCTGCATGGGCACATTCACTTGTTCTTGGGCTTCTTGCTCCTGGGCATGTGGCTTTGGTAGCTGGCCATCATGAAGCACAGGATGAAAGTGTTAGCCACAAGGAAGATAAGACCCGCCACCCAGACATGCAGAAAAAGGGGCTTGCCACCAAACTCAAGGTAGTAGGCCTGCACCAGCCACAGTGCCTGGCCACCCAGCCACATGAGCAACAGCAGCACTCCGCGCCTCAGACTCAAACCTAATTTTGGCAGCACTAGTGGCAGCAGGCACAGGTACCACAAGAAGTACTGCGACGTGCACACCTTGTTGAAGCTCACCAGCACAAACGTGACGCAGAACAGGGCAAAAGGCAGGTCGCTCAGCTGGCCATACTTGAAGGACAGGAGACCCATCAGCAGAACCTGAGGCAAGAGAGCGGCAATGGTGCTCCCaccactgctgccaagagtgCTTTCCGTGGCCAAATAAAGTGGGTAGAAAAGGGGAGAGAAGTTGTGGCGGACATCTCTCCGTGACACATGGTAGAGGAACGCTTCCTGGATGTACTCGCGGCCGTAAGCCAGGTAACACAGGAGGGTCGGCAGGAAGAATGACGCTGCACTGGAGCCAAGGAAAATAAGCTTCCGCCGGTTGGGCAGCAGCAGTCGTGAAAGGTAAGAGCGCCAGCCCTCCGACTCTCCTTTGGCCGCTGACCCTGAAGGCAATCTGGTCTGTAGGGCCAAATATATTGGAAGTGCGTAGACTACGGTATACATCTTGAGGTGTACTGAGAAGCCATAGGCCAAGCCCGCTGCCGTGTCTCTGCTTTTGAGTAGTGCAAAGAGGAAGAAGACAACAATCAGTGCCAGGATGGAATCGGAGCTTCCACGTGTGGAGACAGCAAAGGTTATCGGGTTATACAGCCACAGACAGGCGCACAGCACGGCCTTGCGTTCACTGAACTTGGCTGTCCGCACTATGTGGTAGGCGTAGTAGCCCACCAGAACATCTACTGCGGAGAAGAGAACTTTCCCGAACGCCGGGTGCAGCAGCACGTTCGGAACAAGGAGCATGGCCAGAAGAGGGCTGTACCTGTACGTGTCCCTGAGGAAGGGGGACTCGCCTTTGACGACGTAGGCCGCGCCGTCTGTGAAGACATGATAGTCGACGTCGGTGTACTTGACCTGCAGATTTTGGTCTTGCCATTCGCCGATGACGATCAGCCCGGCGCGCATGAGTCCCGCAAGCACAAGGTGGTGGTACAACTTCACCTTGCCCACGCTGAACCTGCTCGATTGCTGCACCATTGTGGCACCTCGCTGGCGGATGGAGGTGGAAAGTTTTCCGAACTATCGCAGGCGCTGCCAACTCTAGCCGAACGTCTTGTCGGCGGCGGTCGCAGCCTGCTTCGACTTCTCGTCTTTCAGGAATCCGGAGCAGCAACCGGACATCTCTTTCCACTTCTCACAGCACTTGAGCATCTCTTTGATGAACGAAGTGCATGCTTCTTCTTTGTAGTTGTTTGCTTCGGAAACGAAACAAAACCGACGCACAGTTAGATGAAACAGCAGGCTTCGAACCGGCTACGCCGATACGTTaccggcgggaaaactgcaatcCCGGATATGCATGCAAGTGCAGCATAGTTATCATCCCCTTGCATGCATGTAGTGAACACTTTTGTGCAATAGTTTATCTACAACCAGGGCTAGGTATTCACAGGCATGCAGCCAGCTAAGACGCGTGCAATGGAGGCGCGAAATCGAGTCAACCAAAGCGATCGATCGCAATGCTCAGTACAGCTTGCTTCGAGGGAGCAGccgtttttgcttttttgcgtcagtACTATTTTTATGCGGTAAAAGTGAGTTAAACATAACATATATTGAGTTACCTTGCAAGCATTTTTGAATGGCACATGCCTGTTTTTGGCAAGGATCTGCAGCGCCTTTCATTTCCGTACGCCCACCGAAAGTAAACAGGCGAACAACTAAAACAAGCACATAGAGAAGAATGAAGGAGACATAAATTTATGATGCCTAAACCTCTAGTGCTTATTTTAAGATATAGTCGCACTTAAGAGCACGAAAAGTATTGACAAACTGCATAAATTATACTTTGCACCTAATATTATTAGTTACATTTGTACCACAACTCAACACACAGTGGTGCGACCATCGCATTTTCCCGTAGTTTTTTATAGCAGACGCCcaaacaagaaaaatgttttaCGAGAACTGTGAACGTTTGAAAAAGTTAAACAAACCTCCATAATGTTCCTTTGCAGCAGAGATCATAGTTATTCATTCTTGCTATCAGCTCACATCAGCGAGCTTAATtgttgaacattttttttttttttgcgttgtcgTGTGGCTTGCAAGAAAGTGTTTAAATATTTCGTTTAACACTTGCACGAATGCATACTCAACATATAGTTGTCTCTAACGCTTACGTTATTTGTGTACTCAAAGGTGAACCCAAGGATACACCTCACAGCCGGAAATCATAATGAAAGTGAGAGTGGTGAGAATTGCCATTAAGAAATGTATATAGCAACAAGCGTGTTTACTGACGTATTCAGATTCTTTTAGGTCGTGAGAAAAAAACAAAGAGCATTTGTGCATTAAATACTTCTTCAATTCTTTGTGGTGTTCAGCTGCATACACGAAATGCCTATCACCTGTAATCTTTTGTTTGTATCGCCGTACCGCCGTGCGCTCTCATGAATGAGCCTCTCAGTTCTCGTGATTTCTCGCGTAGTGACGAGATTTCGTGAAGTAAAACATGGAAGATGGCGGCTGATAATGATGTGCGGTTAATAGAGCGATTACGCGTTGTGATCGGTAAGTCATTCGTTTTATTTTGCTTATTTTGAATTCTTAAAGCCCTGCGCTACAGTTTAAATGCTTGTCAATGCGGTCGTTTCGTAATTCGTTGTTTTTAGCGTGTACAGAAACGGGAGTCCCGAGTAGGCCTATCCAACAGGTTGTCGCTTGCTTCGACGTAGCGTCAGTTCTCTACTTTAGTCGAGCGATGCGTTTCGCATGCCTGTGTATCGTGATCTGCCAGTCGAAGCTGCGTTAATCGCCGTCGCTCGTCGGCCTCGTGGCTTGCGCCAAGAACGACCTTGGGCGCTTATGAATGATCccggaaaaaaatttttgcttccttcattcattcatgaGTTGTAGCGAGGATTTGTGAATGGGGTTTCGCAAGCCGCCCGATCGTCACACCCCCGTTCTGCCCGCACGTTGGTGACTCGGCCGTCGCTGCCGCGCCCAAGGGTGACTTCTCGAAGCATCCCACGGGTTCTACAGGTACCCGAAAATCTGCGAAGCCGAaaacgaacaaacaaaaaaggcggACCCGCGATTGTCGCGAGCTGCGCTGTGGCGTCGTCGAAGAAAGAGGCCTAGTCTCGAGTgaggctttttcttttctttcgcggTCCGTTTCTAGGCGAAGCGAAGAACCTGCCGCCCAGGAACCATGGCTCGGTGGAACTGCGCGACGTCTACTGTGCCATCAAGCTCGACCAAGAGGAGATATTTCGCACGACGACCAAGGAGAAAACCCTCAAGTGAgtccccattttttttctttctcgagaGCGCTCCTTTCCCACGCGTTGCGCTAGATCCGcgccgcgtgcgtgcgtgcccgtTTCCGGTCCCCTTTGAAGGCAGATCGTCTTTGATCGCCTCACCGTTTCTTACGCCCGATAAGAAGCGCGCACTCTTCTCCTTCCCCTCGTCGTCTTTTATCGGCCCGATGCGTGTGTCACGACGCTGGACACGAGCACTCACACACACCTGTTATCTTGCGGGGGAGTCGAGTGTCGATGTGACGGGCTTTTTCACCATTTAATTACGCTCTCGGCGAACCCGATAAGGGTGACCTGTTTTCGCCGGCAACCCACACCTGGAGTCTGTTTTCCGTCTGGCTTTCTCCGCGGCTGCTTGCACGCGGATGTGCGTGCCTGCCTTGATTATGCAGCACACGTTTTCTGCCTCGCCTACATCCGCAGCGCTTGTTGTAGCGGGCCTCGTCTGTGCTGACCCAGCGCTGCGCCGAAATCAGTGCCTCGCAGAATGGAGGCGCTTGTTGTGTGTTGTCAGTTCCTTTATTGTGATGGTGTATTGCTTGGATAACCAGCAGTTTCCCAATCAGGACTTGTGTCCGTTTCGCATTTCTGGATTTCAGAAGTGACATTGGAGCGAGTAGCTGTCAACTTAATTGTGGCAGTCAAGAGCTTGACGAGCAGTGTCCTAGACCAAGGGCTGTATTACAGAATGATCTCAAAATAGTCACAAAACGGTCACAAAGCCCCAGTTTTATTGGTCAGCATAGACCGGCGGGCATATCGACCGCATACGGGTTCATTTTGCGAGAGGTTTGTGATTTGGTCGTTCCATAATTGGGCCCCTGTTCAAAGTACAGCCGTGTTTCTGGTATGTTTCTTGAAGAAGTTTTTTCAGTGCTgcaaaaacaaggacacagaaagaaagaagtacacaggacgggcgctgactccaactaacttTAATGAAGCTGACGCATTCTACATTTATACACAGTAAGGGACCAGAGCTCATGCGGGTGGGAAATTTCCAGTAGATTAGGGAGAGCAGACTGCATGCTATTGTCTGtttaataatctgtattcgcTGTCTCGCAGGGAGACTGATGTCgtgctgacgcacgtgtcgcccctttgtttgataaaaaatgctccggacaatgacaaaacttcttcaagaaaccatgcttcaccaactagccccacaacgtgttttgttctGGTACTGTGTTAGGTATTTGGAGCAGTGCTAGCTGAATGGTATATGTGGCCTAATATATGTGGCTTGTTGTCTTTTACAGCTTCAAAAGTAAGCAGTCTTGCATCATTACCACTAGTCCTTGTACGAAGCCTGTGATAGCTGTGTTGGGGTGTGCATTCCCTCTTAATTTTTTGCTTTTGCCTAACAGAGGGACTCCAAAGTGAGGAAATAAGAGCTGCATTGTACACAGCATTCCTAAAAAGAACAGTGTGCCCGAATTTGTTTGCTCAGATACATGCTGCCATCATTTGCAAAGCAGCTTGCTACAGCAATGCAAACTTTACGTGCCCTCAAATGATCACTAGCATTAGCTGCATGTGTATGTGCTTCTTAACATTCCGCGTAACTTCCTTAAGTGATGTTTTGGCATGTTGGCATATTTGCTTCAAGAATTGTTGGGACATATTGGGACACTTGTTTATTGAGGTACTTCCCCTCCATTTTTAGTCAAAACCTTGCAAGTTTGTGTGCATTTTACAGGGGGTACAAGTTAATTTATTTTGGATGGCAGAGCCCAGTGTGTAATATTCTTGCTTAAgagtttccttttcctttttttttttgtgcacaggcgAAGGTAAGGAACATCTAGGTTTGTATTTTCTGCTCTTGCGTCTGTCACTTCATCTCCAATTATCTTTGCAGGAGTATACTTTTTGCAAGGGAAGGGCTGTAATGTTAGTGATTTCCGCTGGACATTTTAGGATCGTCACCCTGTGTCAGAAAACTGGTTGCTTATTCTCAAGTGTTTGGCCTCGAGCTTTTTCGGCACCATATAGTGCTCTCTGTGTGGTTTGATATTTGGGTTGTTTTGAGATGAAACACTCCTGTTGACGTCTCATTCTGGTGATCATAATGCAGGTGGTGCGCAGTGTGTTTACTCCCTTGGTCAGCCACATAACAGTGTGACCTGTTAGTTTTGAAGCATGGGGTAAATAATAAAGAGTCTGTGACATTCTGTGCATTTTACAGCCAAGTTCACATGCTTTGCACTTTTGCAGTGGTCATGTAAGGTTCTGGTGGGCACTGCATTTCCATATAAGACTGGATTACTGTTTTGGCTATGCCAGCATAACCTGGCCGTGTCGCAGTTTATTTCTGCGACTGCCTATACATAAGTGCTTTTCGCATTCAAATTGAGCTGTCCCTGCTGGAAATTCATGTAACATAATATTAGGCACTCTGGGAGTAAAGGTGCTATAATGTTACAATCAGGCCACTTCTAGTTATAAACATCCAGGAGTAGTACTTTAATTTTAAGTTTGCATAAAAACTTCATCAAGGCACCTGGTGCCGAGAGGGATTAGGTTTTATAGAGGGGCAAGCAAGCGTACTTTCTGCATGACCATCAAGAAGTGTGGTATGCTTGGGATGTTAGAAGTACTTTCGTGACATTTGTGCATGCATTTTACTCTGCAGCCCCTTCTTCTCCGAAGACTTTCAGTTTGAGGTACCCCGCGAGTTCCGCTACCTGTCTGTCTATGTGGCTGAGCGGGAGCGAGCGTCCAACAAGGACAAAATCCTTGGCAAGGTCTCTATCAAAAAAGAGGGCATGCATAAATACTATGGCAAGGACAACTGGTTCCCCATCATGCCTGTAGATGCTGACTCAGAGGTGCAGGTAGGTGAAAATTAAGCTCTCCCTGATGCTCACCATACAATGGGTGACTCATTGTTGTGGACGAAAATGCAAAGCACGCGTCACATGCGTGTCTATTAAATAAAGGTGAATGTAGCTAACAGTAGGCACAGTGAGCATGTGTAAAGGAGCCATGATTGATTGGGCTTCACTGTAAAACCACATGGCTGGAAATAAAACCCATAGCCTCTGCTACAATGTTCAGGGGGTCCAATTGGAGTTGCATGTGCTGTTGTGGCACCACCTGTAACATGCTTGTAATTACCGAAGCAGTGGAGTAGTGGAAAGCTGCAATGAGAGTGTTACTGCAtatgaagtgtggcgtgcacagCACTTCTCATAAAATTGTCATTGGAATCTAAGCAGTTTAACTAGGCCTATTGCATATCACTGTATAATTAATAGAAATGAAAGAGTAATGCCTGCTCCTGGATTATTTATGCGCTTGCATTGTGGGTGGCTATCTGTGAGGCTACGAGCTATGTGAATTCACTTTTGACCCTGCCTGATTCAGAGTTGTGTCATATTTTACAGCTCTGTGTTTTTCTATTATTGCAGGGCAAAGCTCACATCTCAGTTAGGTTAGAGCCTTCCACGAAGTCTTCCATATATGGACCCTGTGCAAAACTCTGCGTGAGGCAAGTATTTATTCTTGTGTTTGCCATTCTTGCTTTCTGACATATAGATGTTTTTATTGTTAATGCTCATATCTCTCATTCTTTTCCTTTGCCAGAGTGACGGAATGCAGTGACCTAAACTTGGTGAATGGTTCATGCAACCCGTACGCTCAAGTAACACTGTGCCACGGCAATGCCAAGCAGGAAACACGCAAGAGCAAAGTGCGTCGGAAAACGGTCTGCCCCCGCTTTGAGGACACCTTCGCCTTCGATGTGAGTGCACATGACAGCTTTCATCGTTGTGTGTTTGCCAGAAAGGTGCATAAACATTGCACTGTATGAGGATGTCCCACTGGAAAATGATTAATGGATTTTTGCATGCCTTAAGACGGATTCACACTGGCAAGTCGCGAACGTCGCGCAACCGATTTCAAGCAATTAGTTAGTTTTCAAAGCACCAAGAAACTGGGAAGGGAGCGTAGTAAATCAATTTACACACCTGTCGCACGACCTCCGCGACTTGCCAGTGCGAACCCGCCTTTAGGGATACCGTAAGCCATGTTATGGTGGAGGACATCAAATTAGTTTAGAACATCGCAGATTCTTTCATCTGCGGGAAATTCTTTGACACAGGCATCACTTCATTTCACGTTCTTTTGAGTggtgaccactgagccaccatgagCTGATTGTGGGTTGCACAGAGTGGTGATACTGTGCATTAATTTATGCAGCTTGTAGAAATGCCACCACTTGTTTTTGAATGTGTACTGCTTATGTGCTCTCAGTAGTCCTCGGTATCTCCAGAAAAATTGCAAAAGATACGGACAAAAAAAGCACTCAGAAAAATGAGGGCACCGAAAAAGACTTTTACACAGAGTGTACTGTGGATCTTTCTTttgggtgcttttttttttattgatgctCAACAATATAATAGCCCTAATTATACCACTTCTGCAGAAGGGTGTTGCCCCTTTCTGGTACTGGTTCTGAATGGTACTGCTGTGGTACCATTAAGCTTTCTTCATGCGCAAGTGTGCGGTAAACAAGCTGGTAACTACAGTAGCTGCCCTAATGTTGGTATACTAAAGCTGTTGCTCGAATTTACTCGTGGGGGCAGTTTCCATTGCTCTGTTTGAATGTTGAGCACATCTCTCTCGGTTGAACTTTTGCACAACAAACCAGTTGTAATCTGTAACAATGGTAAATGCTCTTATTGTGGTACTTACGATGTAAGGAATGAGGAATCACATGAGGGTAAGCTGAGCAAATTTCTGTGTAAAAATTGCCCAGTAATAACTTTTGCACTTTTGCCTGGTTTTTGATAACagtggtattttttgtgtgcttcGTTGCAGCTCAAGCCACAGCGCTCAGACAAGCAGATCCGATCGATAAAGGATGAGTTCAGTAATCTTGAACTTAGGTGAGCATGCTTTTACTTGAAGCATACCTTGTGGGTAGGGTTGTGCTCATTTTCATCACTAGTTTCACACTGTCTGAAGCCACACAATTTGTTGCAAAATGGAGCTGCATTGCCATGTCTTTTGGGAATTGGTGTTGTTGTGTTTTTTCAATACCATAGTGGATTCTTTTACAGTGGGTATCTGCTGCTTTTATATTTACTACATTGCGAAAAGTCATTAAGAAGCTTTTCACCACTGAAGAAAAGCAATTGTCAATGCAAAATGGTTACAGTTGCATTTGCAAAGCTAAAATGATTTTGTTGATTAGGTGTGTCATTAGTGGTTGTAGTGCTTTTTGTGAGAACTGGTTTAATGCATGTATTGCCCTGTTTGAATGTTCTGTTTTGAGTTTTAAAGTGCAGAGCTTGTATTATTTTGAATTTGAGTAGTATCAGTGCTCATCTCGTGTACCCACACTCATGTGCCTGTCATGGTGCCTTAAATGCCATGCTTTAAATAAAATCAAGCTCTGC
The Amblyomma americanum isolate KBUSLIRL-KWMA chromosome 3, ASM5285725v1, whole genome shotgun sequence genome window above contains:
- the PIG-M gene encoding phosphatidylinositol glycan anchor biosynthesis class M, whose amino-acid sequence is MVQQSSRFSVGKVKLYHHLVLAGLMRAGLIVIGEWQDQNLQVKYTDVDYHVFTDGAAYVVKGESPFLRDTYRYSPLLAMLLVPNVLLHPAFGKVLFSAVDVLVGYYAYHIVRTAKFSERKAVLCACLWLYNPITFAVSTRGSSDSILALIVVFFLFALLKSRDTAAGLAYGFSVHLKMYTVVYALPIYLALQTRLPSGSAAKGESEGWRSYLSRLLLPNRRKLIFLGSSAASFFLPTLLCYLAYGREYIQEAFLYHVSRRDVRHNFSPLFYPLYLATESTLGSSGGSTIAALLPQVLLMGLLSFKYGQLSDLPFALFCVTFVLVSFNKVCTSQYFLWYLCLLPLVLPKLGLSLRRGVLLLLMWLGGQALWLVQAYYLEFGGKPLFLHVWVAGLIFLVANTFILCFMMASYQSHMPRSKKPKNK